In Musa acuminata AAA Group cultivar baxijiao chromosome BXJ3-11, Cavendish_Baxijiao_AAA, whole genome shotgun sequence, one DNA window encodes the following:
- the LOC135653186 gene encoding inositol-tetrakisphosphate 1-kinase 6-like isoform X1: protein MGAVRGVLLDESVLLSDDGSGNPRLKPGAEVLLRRLRYSNLRVGFCHHEDLSAVKAIFLQNTARIYSFSCISLDAPDAKYSFNQLLLDWGIAGDSCFYVTSKRHDAFTHEIRNQGWLTVCVGVDSGSVMNKEFLFINKLEELLLTVCSLSKKAMQKSVVVIGYVMKPSREEDFAKRGALPMYPTQNGLIFVPLTFDIPLLSQLQDVDAVLHKATDEIVDFNPHISTHFSHGISFSKGMQELERFIQDHPECCMIDPLNNIYPLLDRYNIQQLLLGLQELNMKDHCRLRAPHFLKIDNFHEPNLRDQLSETNLSFPIIVKPQIACGVGDAHSMALVFKFEDFKEICVPLPAILQEYVDHGSLIFKFYVLGNNVFHAVKKSMPNASFLKSSSEKAGSKPIIFDSLKSLPVATDDQFSVGRLQGDIQSLDVDLVKSAANWLKTKLDLTIFGFDVVIQEDTGDHVIVDLNYLPSFKEVPDTDAIPAFWTAIKSAYEARKTN, encoded by the exons ATGGGAGCGGTTCGAGGGGTGCTCCTGGACGAATCCGTTCTACTATCCGACGACGGTAGCGGAAACCCTCGCCTGAAACCGGGAGCGGAGGTTCTGCTTCGAAGGCTTCGCTACTCCAATCTGCGAGTG GGATTTTGTCATCACGAAGATCTCTCAGCCGTAAAG GCAATTTTTCTCCAAAACACAGCAAGAATATACTCCTTCAGTTGCATCTCACTTGATGCTCCAGATGCAAAATATTCGTTTAATCAATTGTTGCTAGACTGGGGCATTGCTGGGGATAGTTGTTTTTATGTAACATCCAAAAGGCATGATGCGTTTACCCATGAGATTCGGAATCAGGGATGGCTTACTGTTTGTGTAG GTGTTGACAGTGGTTCTGTGATGAATAAGGAATTTCTGTTTATTAACAAATTGGAAGAATTGCTCCTTACTGTTTGCAGCCTCAGTAAAAAG GCAATGCAGAAGTCTGTAGTAGTTATTGGGTATGTTATGAAACCTTCAAGGGAAGAAGATTTTGCAAAG AGGGGTGCGTTACCCATGTATCCTACTCAAAATGGACTGATCTTTGTTCCTCTCACATTCGACATTCCTTTACTATCGCAACTTCAAGATGTTGATGCAGTCCTTCACAAAGCAACTGATGAAATAGTAGACTTCAACCCTCACATTTCAACGCATTTTTCCCATGGGATTTCATTTTCCAAGGGAATGCAAGAGCTAGAAAG GTTTATCCAGGACCACCCTGAATGTTGCATGATTGATCCACTAAATAATATATACCCTTTGTTGGATCGGTACAATATCCAACAACTTCTACTTGGGCTGCAGGAACTCAACATGAAAGATCACTGTAGACTGCGGGCACCACATTTTCTAAAG ATTGATAACTTTCATGAACCTAATCTGAGAGATCAACTATCAGAAACAAATTTATCCTTCCCCATCATTGTGAAGCCACAAATTGCATGTGGTGTTGGTGATGCTCACAGTATG GCTTTAGTATTTAAGTTTGAAGATTTCAAGGAAATTTGTGTTCCACTTCCTGCTATTCTTCAG GAATATGTGGATCATGGGTCtctgatattcaagttttatgtaTTGGGAAATAATGTTTTTCACGCTGTTAAGAAGTCAATGCCAAATGCCAGTTTTCTAAAATCTTCGTCAGAGAAAGCTGGGTCGAAACCAATCATCTTTGACAG TTTGAAGTCTCTTCCAGTTGCTACAGATGACCAATTCTCAGTAGGTAGGCTGCAAGGTGATATACAATCCCTGGACGTGGATCTAGTTAAAAGTGCTGCAAATTGGCTGAAGACAAAGCTTGATCTTACCATATTTGGATTTGATGTCGTT ATTCAAGAAGATACTGGAGACCATGTTATCGTGGACTTGAACTATCTACCCTCTTTTAAGGAAGTACCTGATACTGATGCTATACCAGCATTTTGGACTGCAATCAAGAGTGCGTATGAGGCCAGAAAAACAAACTAG
- the LOC135653186 gene encoding inositol-tetrakisphosphate 1-kinase 6-like isoform X3, with amino-acid sequence MGAVRGVLLDESVLLSDDGSGNPRLKPGAEVLLRRLRYSNLRVGFCHHEDLSAVKAIFLQNTARIYSFSCISLDAPDAKYSFNQLLLDWGIAGDSCFYVTSKRHDAFTHEIRNQGWLTVCVGVDSGSVMNKEFLFINKLEELLLTVCSLSKKAMQKSVVVIGYVMKPSREEDFAKRGALPMYPTQNGLIFVPLTFDIPLLSQLQDVDAVLHKATDEIVDFNPHISTHFSHGISFSKGMQELERFIQDHPECCMIDPLNNIYPLLDRYNIQQLLLGLQELNMKDHCRLRAPHFLKALVFKFEDFKEICVPLPAILQEYVDHGSLIFKFYVLGNNVFHAVKKSMPNASFLKSSSEKAGSKPIIFDSLKSLPVATDDQFSVGRLQGDIQSLDVDLVKSAANWLKTKLDLTIFGFDVVIQEDTGDHVIVDLNYLPSFKEVPDTDAIPAFWTAIKSAYEARKTN; translated from the exons ATGGGAGCGGTTCGAGGGGTGCTCCTGGACGAATCCGTTCTACTATCCGACGACGGTAGCGGAAACCCTCGCCTGAAACCGGGAGCGGAGGTTCTGCTTCGAAGGCTTCGCTACTCCAATCTGCGAGTG GGATTTTGTCATCACGAAGATCTCTCAGCCGTAAAG GCAATTTTTCTCCAAAACACAGCAAGAATATACTCCTTCAGTTGCATCTCACTTGATGCTCCAGATGCAAAATATTCGTTTAATCAATTGTTGCTAGACTGGGGCATTGCTGGGGATAGTTGTTTTTATGTAACATCCAAAAGGCATGATGCGTTTACCCATGAGATTCGGAATCAGGGATGGCTTACTGTTTGTGTAG GTGTTGACAGTGGTTCTGTGATGAATAAGGAATTTCTGTTTATTAACAAATTGGAAGAATTGCTCCTTACTGTTTGCAGCCTCAGTAAAAAG GCAATGCAGAAGTCTGTAGTAGTTATTGGGTATGTTATGAAACCTTCAAGGGAAGAAGATTTTGCAAAG AGGGGTGCGTTACCCATGTATCCTACTCAAAATGGACTGATCTTTGTTCCTCTCACATTCGACATTCCTTTACTATCGCAACTTCAAGATGTTGATGCAGTCCTTCACAAAGCAACTGATGAAATAGTAGACTTCAACCCTCACATTTCAACGCATTTTTCCCATGGGATTTCATTTTCCAAGGGAATGCAAGAGCTAGAAAG GTTTATCCAGGACCACCCTGAATGTTGCATGATTGATCCACTAAATAATATATACCCTTTGTTGGATCGGTACAATATCCAACAACTTCTACTTGGGCTGCAGGAACTCAACATGAAAGATCACTGTAGACTGCGGGCACCACATTTTCTAAAG GCTTTAGTATTTAAGTTTGAAGATTTCAAGGAAATTTGTGTTCCACTTCCTGCTATTCTTCAG GAATATGTGGATCATGGGTCtctgatattcaagttttatgtaTTGGGAAATAATGTTTTTCACGCTGTTAAGAAGTCAATGCCAAATGCCAGTTTTCTAAAATCTTCGTCAGAGAAAGCTGGGTCGAAACCAATCATCTTTGACAG TTTGAAGTCTCTTCCAGTTGCTACAGATGACCAATTCTCAGTAGGTAGGCTGCAAGGTGATATACAATCCCTGGACGTGGATCTAGTTAAAAGTGCTGCAAATTGGCTGAAGACAAAGCTTGATCTTACCATATTTGGATTTGATGTCGTT ATTCAAGAAGATACTGGAGACCATGTTATCGTGGACTTGAACTATCTACCCTCTTTTAAGGAAGTACCTGATACTGATGCTATACCAGCATTTTGGACTGCAATCAAGAGTGCGTATGAGGCCAGAAAAACAAACTAG
- the LOC135653186 gene encoding inositol-tetrakisphosphate 1-kinase 6-like isoform X2 translates to MGAVRGVLLDESVLLSDDGSGNPRLKPGAEVLLRRLRYSNLRVAIFLQNTARIYSFSCISLDAPDAKYSFNQLLLDWGIAGDSCFYVTSKRHDAFTHEIRNQGWLTVCVGVDSGSVMNKEFLFINKLEELLLTVCSLSKKAMQKSVVVIGYVMKPSREEDFAKRGALPMYPTQNGLIFVPLTFDIPLLSQLQDVDAVLHKATDEIVDFNPHISTHFSHGISFSKGMQELERFIQDHPECCMIDPLNNIYPLLDRYNIQQLLLGLQELNMKDHCRLRAPHFLKIDNFHEPNLRDQLSETNLSFPIIVKPQIACGVGDAHSMALVFKFEDFKEICVPLPAILQEYVDHGSLIFKFYVLGNNVFHAVKKSMPNASFLKSSSEKAGSKPIIFDSLKSLPVATDDQFSVGRLQGDIQSLDVDLVKSAANWLKTKLDLTIFGFDVVIQEDTGDHVIVDLNYLPSFKEVPDTDAIPAFWTAIKSAYEARKTN, encoded by the exons ATGGGAGCGGTTCGAGGGGTGCTCCTGGACGAATCCGTTCTACTATCCGACGACGGTAGCGGAAACCCTCGCCTGAAACCGGGAGCGGAGGTTCTGCTTCGAAGGCTTCGCTACTCCAATCTGCGAGTG GCAATTTTTCTCCAAAACACAGCAAGAATATACTCCTTCAGTTGCATCTCACTTGATGCTCCAGATGCAAAATATTCGTTTAATCAATTGTTGCTAGACTGGGGCATTGCTGGGGATAGTTGTTTTTATGTAACATCCAAAAGGCATGATGCGTTTACCCATGAGATTCGGAATCAGGGATGGCTTACTGTTTGTGTAG GTGTTGACAGTGGTTCTGTGATGAATAAGGAATTTCTGTTTATTAACAAATTGGAAGAATTGCTCCTTACTGTTTGCAGCCTCAGTAAAAAG GCAATGCAGAAGTCTGTAGTAGTTATTGGGTATGTTATGAAACCTTCAAGGGAAGAAGATTTTGCAAAG AGGGGTGCGTTACCCATGTATCCTACTCAAAATGGACTGATCTTTGTTCCTCTCACATTCGACATTCCTTTACTATCGCAACTTCAAGATGTTGATGCAGTCCTTCACAAAGCAACTGATGAAATAGTAGACTTCAACCCTCACATTTCAACGCATTTTTCCCATGGGATTTCATTTTCCAAGGGAATGCAAGAGCTAGAAAG GTTTATCCAGGACCACCCTGAATGTTGCATGATTGATCCACTAAATAATATATACCCTTTGTTGGATCGGTACAATATCCAACAACTTCTACTTGGGCTGCAGGAACTCAACATGAAAGATCACTGTAGACTGCGGGCACCACATTTTCTAAAG ATTGATAACTTTCATGAACCTAATCTGAGAGATCAACTATCAGAAACAAATTTATCCTTCCCCATCATTGTGAAGCCACAAATTGCATGTGGTGTTGGTGATGCTCACAGTATG GCTTTAGTATTTAAGTTTGAAGATTTCAAGGAAATTTGTGTTCCACTTCCTGCTATTCTTCAG GAATATGTGGATCATGGGTCtctgatattcaagttttatgtaTTGGGAAATAATGTTTTTCACGCTGTTAAGAAGTCAATGCCAAATGCCAGTTTTCTAAAATCTTCGTCAGAGAAAGCTGGGTCGAAACCAATCATCTTTGACAG TTTGAAGTCTCTTCCAGTTGCTACAGATGACCAATTCTCAGTAGGTAGGCTGCAAGGTGATATACAATCCCTGGACGTGGATCTAGTTAAAAGTGCTGCAAATTGGCTGAAGACAAAGCTTGATCTTACCATATTTGGATTTGATGTCGTT ATTCAAGAAGATACTGGAGACCATGTTATCGTGGACTTGAACTATCTACCCTCTTTTAAGGAAGTACCTGATACTGATGCTATACCAGCATTTTGGACTGCAATCAAGAGTGCGTATGAGGCCAGAAAAACAAACTAG
- the LOC135653453 gene encoding uncharacterized protein LOC135653453 yields the protein MSLPFQQQQLPPPPPVYATSYRAHGESVGPVIAVLAVIAVLGVIAGIVGRLCSGRTIMGYGHYDLEGWFEQKCASCIDGRLEVARPSANGTGAAQQAKPSDRRPEAPAEAAES from the coding sequence ATGTCGCTCCCGTTCCAGCAGCAGCAGTTGCCCCCGCCGCCCCCGGTGTACGCGACGTCGTACCGAGCTCATGGCGAGTCCGTGGGGCCGGTGATCGCCGTTCTGGCGGTGATCGCCGTCCTGGGCGTGATCGCTGGGATCGTGGGGCGGCTGTGCTCCGGCCGGACCATAATGGGGTACGGGCACTACGACCTGGAAGGGTGGTTCGAGCAGAAGTGCGCCTCCTGCATCGACGGGAGGCTGGAGGTGGCGCGGCCCAGCGCCAATGGGACCGGGGCGGCGCAGCAGGCCAAGCCGTCGGATCGGCGGCCGGAGGCCCCAGCGGAGGCCGCGGAGTCGTGA
- the LOC135586866 gene encoding uncharacterized protein LOC135586866 isoform X2 — MDGDRQRRAPLKSRHPDLKEKLRQCCLERIKEERNQLLWKIRSNRQQSQETEDIVESTLREIVSDELQRMQPSLVENQRNIVSKNNDVIWEFDGLHLENSTETASEELMLEMQRLLYEDLREELIRRELEFFEKEDEYLAQAVLENMNLNDNQLGNHSFDSIEWSQWWGTVILLHPVNAENNKVWCPICKRGELRENHHIICCTNCNLRFDAGIDKLNLNFLKSRLGEVHMDHLNRGCKATPSFCMQAMFNLNALFIQCEVCDTFEIVI; from the exons ATGGATGGGGATCGGCAAAGAAGAGCGCCCCTCAAATCCCGTCATCCCGATTTGAAAGAGAAG CTTAGACAGTGTTGCTTGGAAAGAATCAAAGAGGAGAGAAACCAATTACTATGGAAGATCAGGTCGAACAGGCAGCAATCTCAAGAGACAGAG GACATTGTGGAGTCAACATTGAGGGAAATAGTTTCTGATGAGCTGCAGAGAATGCAGCCATCTTTAGTTGAAAATCAGAGAAACATTGTTTCCAAGAACAATGATGTAATATGGGAATTTGATGGCCTGCATTTGGAAAACTCAACTGAAACTGCAAGTGAAGAGCTGATGTTGGAGATGCAAAGACTTCTATACGAGGACCTGAGAGAGGAGTTAATTAGGAGAG AGCTTGAATTTTTCGAAAAGGAAGATGAatacttagctcaagcagttttgGAAAACATGAATCTTAATGACAACCAG TTGGGCAATCACAGCTTTGACTCCATTGAATGGAGCCAATGGTGGGGGACAGTCATTCTACTACATCCAGTG AATGCTGAAAACAACAAAGTATGGTGCCCAATCTGCAAAAGAGGAGAACTGCGAGAGAATCATCATATCATATGCTGTACTAATTGCAATCTTCGGTTTGATGCTGGAATCGATAAG TTAAATCTGAACTTCCTCAAAAGCCGGTTGGGTGAGGTGCACATGGATCATCTGAACAGAGGATGCAAAGCAACACCTAGTTTCTGTATGCAGGCTATGTTCAATCTCAATGCACTTTTTATACAATGTGAAGTATGTGATACATTTGAAATCGTGATATAA
- the LOC135586866 gene encoding uncharacterized protein LOC135586866 isoform X1: protein MDGDRQRRAPLKSRHPDLKEKLRQCCLERIKEERNQLLWKIRSNRQQSQETEDIVESTLREIVSDELQRMQPSLVENQRNIVSKNNDVIWEFDGLHLENSTETASEELMLEMQRLLYEDLREELIRRELEFFEKEDEYLAQAVLENMNLNDNQNAENNKVWCPICKRGELRENHHIICCTNCNLRFDAGIDKLNLNFLKSRLGEVHMDHLNRGCKATPSFCMQAMFNLNALFIQCEVCDTFEIVI from the exons ATGGATGGGGATCGGCAAAGAAGAGCGCCCCTCAAATCCCGTCATCCCGATTTGAAAGAGAAG CTTAGACAGTGTTGCTTGGAAAGAATCAAAGAGGAGAGAAACCAATTACTATGGAAGATCAGGTCGAACAGGCAGCAATCTCAAGAGACAGAG GACATTGTGGAGTCAACATTGAGGGAAATAGTTTCTGATGAGCTGCAGAGAATGCAGCCATCTTTAGTTGAAAATCAGAGAAACATTGTTTCCAAGAACAATGATGTAATATGGGAATTTGATGGCCTGCATTTGGAAAACTCAACTGAAACTGCAAGTGAAGAGCTGATGTTGGAGATGCAAAGACTTCTATACGAGGACCTGAGAGAGGAGTTAATTAGGAGAG AGCTTGAATTTTTCGAAAAGGAAGATGAatacttagctcaagcagttttgGAAAACATGAATCTTAATGACAACCAG AATGCTGAAAACAACAAAGTATGGTGCCCAATCTGCAAAAGAGGAGAACTGCGAGAGAATCATCATATCATATGCTGTACTAATTGCAATCTTCGGTTTGATGCTGGAATCGATAAG TTAAATCTGAACTTCCTCAAAAGCCGGTTGGGTGAGGTGCACATGGATCATCTGAACAGAGGATGCAAAGCAACACCTAGTTTCTGTATGCAGGCTATGTTCAATCTCAATGCACTTTTTATACAATGTGAAGTATGTGATACATTTGAAATCGTGATATAA